The following are encoded in a window of Polynucleobacter sp. VK25 genomic DNA:
- a CDS encoding argininosuccinate synthase, which yields MSDIKKAVLAYSGGLDTSVILKWLQDTYGCEIVTFTADLGQGEELEPARAKALQFGIKPENIFIDDLREEFVRDFVFPMFRANTIYEGEYLLGTSIARPLIAKRQIEIARLTGADAVSHGATGKGNDQVRFELGYYALEPGIKVIAPWREWDLLSREKLMAYAEKHGIPVEMKHKQGGSPYSMDANLLHISYEGRHLENPNAEAEESMWRWTTSPEKAPDAPEIIEIEFKAGDPVAIDGKAYKPHELLAELNRIGGKHGIGRLDLVENRFVGMKSRGCYETPGGTILLKAHRGIESITLDREVAHLKDDLMPRYASLIYNGLWWAPERLALQTLIDHTQQAVNGVVRLKLYKGSVSVISRDSANTLFDQNIATFDDDGGAYNQADAGGFIKLNALRMRIAETAKRKRAKK from the coding sequence ATGTCCGATATTAAAAAAGCAGTCTTAGCGTATTCCGGCGGTCTAGATACCAGCGTGATCTTGAAGTGGCTTCAAGATACTTATGGCTGCGAGATCGTGACCTTTACGGCTGACTTAGGTCAAGGTGAAGAATTGGAGCCGGCACGTGCCAAGGCTTTGCAATTTGGCATCAAACCAGAAAATATTTTTATCGACGACTTGCGTGAAGAGTTTGTGCGTGACTTTGTATTCCCAATGTTTCGTGCGAATACGATTTATGAAGGCGAATACTTATTGGGCACATCCATTGCCCGCCCATTAATTGCTAAGCGTCAAATTGAGATCGCACGCTTAACTGGTGCTGATGCTGTATCGCATGGTGCTACTGGTAAAGGTAACGACCAGGTTCGCTTTGAACTGGGCTACTACGCTTTAGAGCCAGGAATTAAAGTGATTGCTCCTTGGCGTGAGTGGGATCTTCTCTCACGCGAGAAGTTAATGGCTTATGCAGAGAAGCATGGCATTCCAGTTGAAATGAAGCATAAGCAAGGTGGCTCACCATATTCCATGGATGCCAATCTCTTGCACATCAGCTACGAAGGCCGCCATCTAGAAAACCCAAATGCTGAAGCAGAAGAGTCAATGTGGCGTTGGACAACTTCTCCAGAGAAGGCTCCAGATGCCCCAGAAATTATTGAGATTGAATTTAAAGCGGGTGACCCAGTGGCTATTGACGGCAAAGCTTATAAGCCGCACGAACTATTGGCTGAGTTAAATCGTATCGGTGGTAAGCATGGCATTGGCCGTCTTGACCTAGTGGAAAACCGCTTTGTGGGTATGAAGAGCCGTGGTTGCTATGAAACCCCTGGCGGCACTATTTTGCTGAAGGCTCACCGCGGTATTGAGAGTATTACCCTGGACCGCGAAGTGGCTCACTTGAAGGATGACTTGATGCCACGCTATGCAAGCTTGATTTATAACGGCTTGTGGTGGGCGCCAGAGCGTCTTGCTTTGCAAACGTTGATTGATCACACACAACAAGCAGTAAATGGCGTGGTTCGTTTGAAGCTCTATAAAGGTTCTGTATCTGTGATTTCACGTGATTCAGCAAATACCTTGTTTGATCAAAACATTGCAACCTTTGATGATGACGGCGGTGCATATAACCAAGCAGATGCTGGCGGCTTTATTAAGCTCAATGCTTTGCGTATGCGTATTGCTGAAACGGCGAAACGCAAGCGTGCCAAGAAATAA
- the argF gene encoding ornithine carbamoyltransferase — translation MTSLAKPQAPGKVRHYLQFSDLTREEYDYLLKRSAWLKSKFKSYETWHPLHDRTLAMIFEKHSTRTRLSFEAGIHQLGGHAVYLNTRDTQLGRGEPVEDAAQVISRMTDIIMIRTFGQEIIERFAANSRVPVINGLTNEFHPCQVLADIFTFVEARGPIQGKTVAWVGDANNMAYTWLQAAECLDFQLRFSAPEGYQLDPARLTPKAEKHLTICVDPKEACKGADLVTTDVWTSMGYEAENTSRMNAFQDWMVDEELMSLAKPDALFMHCLPAHRGEEVSAGVIDGPQSIVWEEAENRLHVQKALMEYLLCGRLD, via the coding sequence ATGACATCCCTGGCAAAGCCCCAAGCGCCCGGTAAGGTAAGGCACTACCTGCAGTTTTCTGACTTGACGCGGGAAGAGTATGACTACTTACTCAAGCGCTCGGCCTGGCTCAAGTCTAAATTTAAGAGTTACGAGACATGGCACCCTCTTCATGACCGTACTTTGGCAATGATTTTCGAAAAGCACTCCACTCGTACGCGCCTCTCCTTCGAGGCGGGCATTCATCAGCTTGGTGGTCATGCGGTCTACCTAAACACCCGCGATACCCAGTTGGGTCGTGGCGAGCCTGTAGAGGATGCTGCACAGGTGATTTCACGGATGACCGACATCATCATGATTCGCACCTTTGGGCAGGAAATCATTGAGCGCTTTGCTGCTAATTCACGCGTTCCCGTTATTAATGGCCTGACAAATGAATTTCATCCTTGCCAAGTCTTGGCCGATATCTTTACTTTTGTAGAGGCCCGCGGTCCGATTCAAGGTAAGACGGTAGCTTGGGTGGGTGATGCCAACAACATGGCTTATACCTGGCTTCAAGCGGCTGAATGTTTAGACTTCCAGTTACGCTTCTCTGCGCCGGAGGGTTATCAGTTAGATCCAGCGCGTTTGACTCCGAAAGCGGAAAAACACTTAACGATCTGCGTTGACCCTAAAGAGGCCTGCAAAGGCGCTGATTTGGTTACCACTGACGTATGGACCAGCATGGGTTATGAGGCTGAAAATACTTCGCGGATGAATGCCTTTCAGGACTGGATGGTTGATGAAGAGCTGATGTCCTTGGCTAAGCCAGATGCATTATTCATGCACTGCTTACCAGCCCATCGTGGTGAAGAGGTTTCTGCTGGAGTAATCGATGGCCCGCAAAGTATTGTGTGGGAAGAGGCGGAAAATCGTTTGCATGTTCAAAAAGCGTTGATGGAGTATTTGCTCTGCGGGCGTTTGGATTAA
- a CDS encoding DUF3579 domain-containing protein translates to MNHKKLFIQGITTSGKPFRPSDWAERLCGVMATFRPPGDSGDPRFTYSPYVRPVLIAKVKCVVIDTRLRDLDPRALDFVMNFAKDNDLPIEEACEFNPTAPAQP, encoded by the coding sequence TTGAACCACAAAAAGCTTTTCATTCAAGGCATTACCACTTCTGGCAAACCATTTCGGCCCAGCGATTGGGCAGAGCGTCTGTGCGGGGTGATGGCTACTTTTCGCCCTCCCGGTGATTCCGGAGACCCTCGCTTCACTTATTCGCCCTATGTCAGACCAGTGCTTATTGCAAAAGTGAAATGCGTTGTTATCGATACTCGACTGAGAGACCTAGATCCTCGAGCGCTAGACTTTGTCATGAACTTTGCCAAAGACAATGACCTACCGATCGAAGAGGCATGTGAGTTCAACCCAACAGCCCCAGCCCAGCCTTAA
- the rpsT gene encoding 30S ribosomal protein S20, giving the protein MANTAQARKRARQAVKQNEHNSSLRSKLRTSIKAVRKAIETGDKAAAAKVFSATQATIDKIADKKIAHKNTAARQKSRLSAAIKAMAA; this is encoded by the coding sequence ATGGCCAATACAGCACAAGCGCGCAAGCGTGCACGCCAAGCAGTAAAACAAAACGAACACAACTCCAGTTTGCGTTCAAAGCTCCGCACTTCCATTAAGGCAGTTCGTAAAGCTATCGAAACTGGTGACAAAGCTGCTGCAGCAAAAGTATTCTCAGCAACTCAGGCAACAATCGACAAGATTGCTGACAAAAAGATTGCTCACAAAAATACTGCAGCTCGTCAGAAGTCACGTTTGTCTGCAGCTATCAAGGCGATGGCAGCGTAA
- the murJ gene encoding murein biosynthesis integral membrane protein MurJ, with the protein MNLLSAAAKVSSLTMLSRITGLLRETLIARSFGASEWTDAFNVAFRLPNLLRRLFAEGAFSQAFVPILGEISSQGDQKQAQILVNTVATLLFWALLLTVLVGVIGAPVLILAIATGFKGGPAYDASVVMTRIMFPYIGLISLVSLSAGILNTFQRFAIPAFTPVLLNLALIGSALFLAPHLEQPIYALSIGVLIGGVLQLAIQVPALSRIGLLPRIGLLPSAIKAALTNPDARRVLRLMGPAVFAVSVAQISLIINTNIASRLQAGSVSWLSYADRLMEFPTALLGVALGTVLLPSLSKANAKNDLVHAGELLIWGLQLTFLLAAPAAIALFIFGEPLAAVLYHYGKFNALDVLMTQRALAAYGVGLVGLILVKILAPGFYSRQDIRTPVKIGLLVLVATQLANLVFVPWLGHAGLALSVGTGACLNAALLWIGLHRRGALPSSAWAKYLGQLLLALIPFAAVLFYAASAHNWIALQSEPWLRIGLLAVWLALAAIVYFASLALVGIRWQKFLRHAK; encoded by the coding sequence ATGAATCTGCTTTCTGCCGCCGCCAAGGTCAGCTCCCTAACCATGCTGTCCCGTATTACGGGCCTGCTCCGGGAGACCCTGATTGCCCGTAGTTTCGGGGCTTCTGAGTGGACAGACGCCTTTAATGTGGCTTTTAGGCTACCCAATTTGCTGCGCCGACTCTTTGCTGAAGGAGCCTTTTCTCAGGCTTTTGTGCCTATTTTGGGAGAAATCTCCAGCCAAGGGGACCAAAAACAGGCTCAAATCCTCGTAAATACGGTCGCCACCCTCTTATTTTGGGCTTTGCTGCTCACGGTATTGGTGGGGGTGATTGGCGCCCCTGTGCTCATTTTGGCTATTGCCACAGGCTTTAAAGGTGGTCCCGCCTATGATGCCAGCGTAGTCATGACCCGCATCATGTTCCCTTATATCGGGTTAATTTCCCTGGTTTCGCTCTCAGCCGGTATTTTGAACACATTCCAGCGATTTGCGATTCCGGCCTTCACCCCTGTTTTGCTGAATTTGGCATTAATCGGTAGCGCCCTATTTTTAGCGCCGCACCTTGAGCAACCGATTTATGCGCTGAGCATTGGCGTTCTCATTGGTGGCGTTTTGCAGTTAGCCATTCAAGTTCCCGCTCTCTCTCGGATCGGCCTATTACCCCGCATTGGTTTGTTACCGAGCGCCATTAAAGCTGCCCTCACAAATCCCGATGCAAGACGGGTATTGCGCTTAATGGGGCCAGCAGTGTTTGCCGTCTCCGTGGCGCAAATCTCCCTCATCATTAACACCAACATTGCCTCACGCTTACAAGCTGGAAGTGTGTCATGGCTTTCTTATGCCGATCGCCTAATGGAATTTCCTACAGCGCTTCTTGGTGTGGCTTTGGGTACTGTGCTCCTGCCTAGCTTAAGCAAAGCGAATGCTAAGAACGATTTAGTTCACGCCGGTGAACTATTGATTTGGGGTTTACAACTCACCTTCTTGTTAGCCGCACCTGCAGCAATCGCATTGTTTATTTTTGGCGAACCTCTAGCGGCTGTGCTGTATCACTACGGCAAATTCAATGCGCTCGATGTGCTGATGACACAACGTGCATTGGCAGCCTATGGCGTTGGCCTAGTTGGTTTAATCCTGGTAAAGATATTGGCTCCCGGCTTCTACTCACGTCAAGATATTCGCACCCCTGTCAAAATTGGCCTACTAGTACTCGTAGCCACACAGTTGGCCAACCTTGTATTTGTTCCCTGGTTAGGACATGCAGGTCTCGCGCTATCGGTGGGAACAGGTGCCTGCCTAAATGCAGCCCTCCTTTGGATTGGCTTGCATCGACGTGGTGCTCTTCCCAGCTCCGCTTGGGCTAAATACTTGGGCCAATTACTGCTGGCCCTAATTCCCTTTGCCGCAGTACTTTTCTATGCTGCCAGCGCGCACAATTGGATTGCCCTTCAATCTGAGCCATGGCTTCGTATTGGTTTACTTGCTGTATGGCTAGCTCTAGCCGCCATTGTTTACTTTGCGTCCCTGGCTTTAGTTGGAATTCGCTGGCAAAAATTCTTACGTCATGCAAAATAG
- a CDS encoding SirB1 family protein yields the protein MPTQQLDYFTSLVAEDEHLPLTEAAIAVAQHAYPDLDVQGVLDKLDELGNKLKMRVTPDTSPVQRLQILKHFFYTELGFGPNPNDFYAPENSYLHYVLENRRGIPISLAILMMELGNQIGLKIRGVSFPNHFMMRISLQQGEVIMDPLTGESLSKTQLQEMLDPYLDAKGYRGELSLPLNIFLRASSSREILSRYLRNLKMIYSEHERWERLLGIQERLVILLPDSVEEIRDRGLIFAQLEYLRPALADMHRYLSEMPEAEDASDIREHIATLESQTKLH from the coding sequence ATGCCTACACAACAACTCGACTATTTCACCTCCCTAGTTGCGGAAGATGAACACCTCCCCTTAACGGAGGCTGCCATTGCTGTAGCACAACATGCCTATCCCGATTTGGATGTGCAAGGCGTGCTTGATAAACTCGATGAATTGGGCAATAAATTAAAGATGCGCGTGACACCAGATACATCACCGGTTCAGCGCTTACAAATTCTGAAGCATTTCTTTTATACCGAGTTGGGTTTTGGCCCAAATCCAAATGATTTTTATGCTCCTGAAAATTCCTACTTGCATTACGTACTTGAAAATCGTAGGGGTATTCCAATCTCACTAGCTATTCTGATGATGGAGTTAGGAAATCAAATTGGTTTAAAGATTCGCGGCGTTTCATTCCCGAATCACTTTATGATGCGCATCTCGCTGCAACAAGGCGAAGTGATTATGGATCCATTGACAGGCGAATCACTATCCAAGACTCAATTGCAAGAAATGTTAGATCCCTACCTCGATGCCAAAGGCTACAGAGGTGAGTTGAGTCTGCCGCTGAACATCTTTCTACGTGCCTCAAGCTCAAGAGAGATTCTGTCGCGCTACCTGAGAAACTTGAAAATGATTTACTCAGAGCATGAGCGCTGGGAGCGTTTATTGGGCATCCAAGAGCGCCTCGTCATCCTATTGCCCGACTCTGTCGAGGAGATTAGAGACCGTGGGTTAATCTTTGCACAGCTAGAGTACTTACGCCCTGCTTTAGCAGATATGCATCGATATCTGAGCGAAATGCCAGAGGCTGAAGATGCAAGTGATATTCGTGAGCATATTGCTACGCTCGAAAGTCAAACCAAGCTGCACTAA
- a CDS encoding VTT domain-containing protein — protein sequence MDTLLQISDLLLHIDKHLDVVIQQYGPWAYGLLFAIVFAETGLVVAPFLPGDSLLFIAGAYCATEHFNIWTLCIGLLLAAVGGNTVNYFIGRWIGKRVFSSQSRWIDQGALLKTQAFYEKHGGKTIILARFLPIFRTFAPFIAGVSEMNFSRFQFFNITGAALWVFGLVIAGYFFGNIPVIRQNLNVIVLVGVGAAAVPVAFAAIYKIFQRKQN from the coding sequence ATGGATACCCTTTTGCAAATTAGTGATTTATTGCTACATATTGATAAACATCTCGATGTCGTGATTCAGCAATACGGTCCTTGGGCTTATGGCTTGCTATTTGCGATTGTGTTTGCAGAGACAGGTTTAGTAGTTGCGCCATTCTTGCCTGGCGACTCCCTTTTGTTTATCGCTGGCGCTTATTGCGCCACTGAGCATTTCAATATCTGGACCTTATGTATTGGTTTGTTACTTGCCGCAGTAGGAGGCAATACCGTGAACTATTTCATCGGTCGCTGGATTGGTAAACGCGTATTCAGCAGTCAATCACGCTGGATTGATCAGGGTGCCTTATTGAAGACCCAGGCTTTTTATGAAAAGCATGGCGGTAAGACCATCATCCTTGCTCGTTTCTTACCAATCTTTCGAACCTTTGCGCCTTTTATTGCTGGTGTATCTGAGATGAACTTCTCGCGCTTTCAGTTCTTCAACATCACGGGTGCTGCGCTGTGGGTTTTTGGTCTAGTGATTGCCGGATATTTCTTTGGCAATATCCCCGTCATTCGTCAGAATCTGAATGTGATCGTGTTGGTTGGCGTGGGTGCAGCTGCAGTACCGGTTGCATTTGCAGCTATCTACAAAATTTTCCAACGCAAGCAAAACTAA
- the miaA gene encoding tRNA (adenosine(37)-N6)-dimethylallyltransferase MiaA gives MPTEPYIQPMHAPNDIPTLCIVGPTGAGKTHLAMSLAGYANSIGQTIELISMDSALVYRGLDIGSAKPTKAEQAAVIHHLIDIIDPTEVYSAARFAKDAKRLCTEIRDRGNIPVVVGGTMLYWRAWAHGLSSLPPANPEIRARLDEEGKALGWPAMHDKLAKVDPETAVRLKPNDSQRVQRALEVFEITGKPMSALLAESPSEDGREGSAIPPWINLVSLEPSDRKRLHLNLEKRFDEMLAAGFMDEVKALRSNTGLHADLPAIRSVGYRQAWEFLNGEIDAEEMRYKALAATRQLGKRQLTWLRAIDGRKTFDPFNPEELKAALEYCKSNLKK, from the coding sequence ATGCCAACTGAACCCTACATTCAGCCTATGCATGCTCCAAACGATATCCCGACTCTTTGCATTGTTGGGCCGACCGGCGCAGGCAAAACCCATCTCGCCATGTCCTTGGCTGGGTATGCAAATTCGATTGGTCAAACCATTGAGCTCATCAGCATGGACTCTGCATTGGTCTATCGTGGTTTAGATATCGGCAGTGCTAAGCCAACTAAAGCAGAACAAGCCGCCGTCATTCATCATCTGATTGACATCATCGACCCCACGGAAGTGTATTCAGCAGCACGTTTTGCAAAGGATGCGAAACGTCTTTGTACAGAAATTCGGGATCGCGGAAATATTCCAGTTGTTGTTGGTGGCACGATGTTGTATTGGCGCGCTTGGGCACACGGCCTTTCTTCCCTACCGCCAGCCAATCCAGAAATTCGCGCACGCCTAGATGAAGAAGGTAAGGCTCTTGGTTGGCCTGCCATGCATGACAAGCTTGCCAAAGTGGATCCTGAAACTGCAGTACGCTTAAAACCAAATGACTCTCAACGAGTACAACGCGCCCTCGAGGTTTTTGAAATCACTGGCAAGCCCATGTCAGCGCTGCTAGCTGAGTCACCTAGCGAAGATGGCAGAGAAGGCTCAGCCATTCCACCGTGGATTAATTTAGTGTCACTTGAACCAAGCGATCGCAAACGCTTGCATCTCAATTTAGAAAAACGCTTTGATGAAATGCTGGCTGCGGGATTTATGGATGAAGTCAAAGCCCTAAGGTCGAATACTGGTTTGCACGCAGATCTACCAGCCATTCGTTCAGTAGGTTATCGCCAAGCCTGGGAATTTCTTAATGGGGAAATTGATGCTGAAGAGATGCGCTACAAAGCGTTGGCAGCCACACGCCAGCTTGGTAAGCGTCAACTCACATGGTTGCGTGCAATAGATGGGAGAAAGACATTTGACCCCTTCAACCCAGAAGAGTTGAAGGCAGCACTGGAATACTGCAAAAGCAACTTAAAAAAATAA
- the purM gene encoding phosphoribosylformylglycinamidine cyclo-ligase, whose product MTSPTNSSSKGLSYRDAGVDIDAGDDLVDRIKPLAKKTMREGVLAGIGGFGALFEVPKRYKEPVLVSGTDGVGTKLRLAFEWNRHETIGQDLVAMSVNDILVQGAEPLFFLDYFACGKLTVDTAATVVGGIAKGCELSGCALIGGETAEMPGMYPPGEYDLAGFAVGAVEKSKIITGATIVPGDAVIAIGSSGAHSNGYSLVRKIIERAGAKPSDDLGGRSLADVVMAPTEIYVKPLLKLISEINVKGMAHITGGGLVDNVPRVLPENTQAVLHRDSWQMPELFRWLQMKGGVADAEMVRVFNCGIGMVVIVAPDQVDIAIQSLSAQGLKAWTVGEVVERPKDAPQTIVI is encoded by the coding sequence ATGACTTCTCCTACTAATTCTTCCTCTAAAGGCCTTTCCTACCGTGACGCTGGCGTCGATATCGACGCTGGGGACGATCTGGTAGACCGCATTAAGCCGTTGGCCAAAAAGACCATGCGCGAAGGCGTATTGGCCGGAATTGGTGGCTTTGGAGCCCTTTTTGAGGTGCCTAAGCGCTACAAAGAGCCAGTTTTGGTCTCGGGCACTGATGGTGTTGGTACTAAGCTCAGATTGGCTTTTGAGTGGAATCGTCACGAAACTATTGGTCAAGACTTGGTAGCCATGAGTGTGAATGACATTTTGGTCCAAGGTGCCGAACCCCTCTTTTTCTTGGATTACTTTGCTTGTGGCAAGTTAACGGTCGATACAGCAGCTACAGTTGTTGGCGGCATTGCTAAAGGCTGTGAATTATCTGGCTGCGCACTCATTGGTGGTGAGACTGCAGAAATGCCAGGTATGTACCCGCCAGGTGAGTATGATCTAGCTGGATTTGCAGTGGGCGCAGTTGAAAAATCCAAAATCATTACTGGCGCAACCATTGTTCCTGGCGATGCAGTCATCGCAATCGGTTCAAGCGGCGCACATTCCAATGGTTACTCACTAGTGCGTAAGATTATTGAACGTGCTGGGGCAAAGCCAAGCGATGATTTAGGTGGTCGCTCATTGGCTGATGTTGTGATGGCGCCAACGGAGATTTATGTGAAACCACTGTTGAAATTGATTTCTGAAATCAATGTAAAAGGTATGGCACATATCACTGGTGGCGGCTTGGTTGATAACGTGCCACGCGTGCTCCCAGAAAATACTCAAGCAGTTTTGCATCGCGATAGCTGGCAAATGCCAGAACTCTTCCGTTGGTTGCAAATGAAGGGTGGCGTTGCTGATGCAGAAATGGTGCGCGTATTTAACTGCGGTATTGGTATGGTGGTCATTGTGGCACCGGATCAAGTAGATATCGCGATCCAGTCATTATCTGCACAAGGTCTTAAAGCGTGGACAGTAGGTGAAGTGGTAGAGCGTCCAAAAGATGCGCCACAAACTATCGTCATTTAA
- a CDS encoding AI-2E family transporter has protein sequence MAEIFTPFLTAFILAYALRPVCLWLERHRLPRALAAALSMLMGICLVFFILSLLVSLLKYEIPLIKTQLPDWIANTQAWLGPKLSEFHINFDWGTLKETATQKITTHINDNADSLMTSTIDTVLMSGSSVIAGFVNAVLIIFVMFYLLMDWEHFFGLVKGIVPIRAQETVHHLAMHTDGLLSQYLRGMLTVISIMAIYYSAGLSLIGVKGAAALGVFTALMIVIPYIGITLGLTLATLSALLQFGPGTDIILVLILFGVGQFLEGFFLTPRLVGERIGLHPVAVLFALLLFGKLFGFFGVLLALPISAVSLVLVKYLWSLYTQSSWYQK, from the coding sequence ATGGCCGAAATTTTTACCCCTTTTCTCACCGCATTCATTCTGGCGTATGCCCTACGCCCTGTTTGCCTGTGGCTTGAGCGGCATCGCCTGCCTCGAGCGCTGGCTGCCGCCCTCAGCATGTTGATGGGAATTTGCCTAGTTTTCTTCATTCTGAGCCTTCTTGTCAGCCTCCTCAAATATGAAATCCCCCTGATCAAAACTCAGCTTCCAGATTGGATTGCCAATACCCAGGCTTGGCTTGGCCCAAAACTCAGTGAATTTCATATTAATTTTGACTGGGGAACCCTCAAGGAAACTGCCACACAAAAAATTACGACGCACATTAATGACAATGCCGACAGCTTAATGACCTCAACGATTGACACCGTCCTCATGTCTGGAAGCTCAGTCATCGCCGGCTTTGTTAATGCGGTGTTAATTATTTTTGTGATGTTTTATCTGCTAATGGATTGGGAACATTTCTTTGGACTTGTTAAAGGTATCGTTCCGATTCGTGCACAAGAAACCGTTCACCATTTAGCAATGCACACCGATGGATTGCTTTCACAATATTTGCGCGGCATGCTGACTGTGATCTCCATCATGGCCATTTATTACAGCGCAGGCTTAAGCTTAATTGGTGTTAAGGGTGCAGCAGCGCTCGGCGTATTTACTGCGCTGATGATTGTGATCCCCTATATCGGCATCACCTTAGGTCTTACCTTAGCTACCTTATCAGCACTACTGCAATTTGGTCCCGGCACAGACATTATTTTGGTGCTCATTCTATTTGGGGTTGGACAATTCCTAGAGGGCTTCTTCTTGACGCCCCGCCTGGTGGGCGAGCGCATTGGCTTACACCCCGTTGCCGTCTTATTTGCATTGCTTTTATTTGGCAAGTTATTTGGCTTCTTTGGCGTCTTGCTGGCATTGCCAATTAGCGCTGTCAGCTTAGTCCTCGTGAAGTATCTGTGGTCTCTCTACACGCAAAGCTCTTGGTACCAAAAATAA
- the hda gene encoding DnaA regulatory inactivator Hda, which yields MNTPSLPKQFALDISHSPKASLENYLPGKDLALISALQDIEQSWGKLNSEVLSNPLNQRWIYWWGPEGSGRTHLLEAIGNAAKDVGLEHIALGPSEPTTWVRLEEKMGALAESKNVSVITVDDVDHLDDRLVGSLFRILNTVQASKAIHVFMAGNAAPANLKLREDLRTRLGWGLIFQTQLLDDDEKIQALEEAAKARGLVLSPDVLPWLLSRFYRDMPSLMALMDALDAYSLETKRAVTLPLVRELLQPK from the coding sequence ATGAATACACCCTCGCTTCCAAAACAATTTGCGCTAGATATCAGCCACTCACCCAAAGCTAGTTTAGAAAACTACCTCCCTGGAAAAGATCTTGCATTAATTTCTGCCCTGCAAGATATAGAGCAATCTTGGGGCAAGCTAAATTCTGAAGTACTTTCCAATCCATTAAATCAACGTTGGATTTATTGGTGGGGGCCCGAAGGTTCTGGGCGCACCCACTTGTTGGAAGCAATTGGTAATGCAGCAAAAGATGTTGGGCTAGAGCACATTGCACTAGGTCCGTCCGAGCCAACTACATGGGTGCGTCTAGAAGAAAAAATGGGCGCCTTAGCCGAGAGCAAAAATGTCTCCGTGATTACCGTCGATGACGTTGATCACTTAGATGATCGTCTTGTGGGCTCACTTTTTCGCATTCTCAATACTGTTCAAGCAAGCAAAGCCATTCATGTTTTTATGGCGGGCAATGCTGCGCCAGCGAATTTGAAGCTACGGGAAGACCTGCGAACCCGACTGGGCTGGGGTTTGATCTTTCAGACCCAGCTTTTGGATGATGATGAGAAAATACAGGCATTAGAGGAAGCGGCTAAAGCCCGGGGACTCGTTTTATCTCCCGATGTGCTGCCTTGGTTATTAAGTCGTTTTTACCGGGATATGCCCAGTCTGATGGCCTTGATGGATGCTTTAGATGCTTACTCCCTTGAAACAAAACGTGCTGTAACCTTACCTCTTGTGCGCGAGCTCTTGCAGCCTAAATAA
- a CDS encoding HAD family phosphatase, whose translation MTQLALFDLDHTLLPCDSDYEWGQFLARIGVVDSEYYARQNERFYQDYKDGKLDIHEFLRFALKPLSEHSRAQLKEWHDAFMKEVIKGQLRQEALDLVKRHQDAGDLCCVITATNSFVTRPIVESFGIEHLIATEPATADNQTLGNYTGEVKGIPNFREGKIQNLHDWLASQKLSLHTLPCSYFYSDSMNDLPLLEKVSHPVATNPDDRLRNEAKQRNWPILELFA comes from the coding sequence GTGACTCAGTTAGCCCTTTTCGATTTAGACCACACTCTTTTACCCTGCGATAGCGATTACGAATGGGGTCAGTTTTTGGCGCGTATTGGTGTTGTGGATAGTGAATACTATGCGCGACAAAATGAGCGTTTTTATCAAGATTACAAAGATGGCAAGCTAGATATTCATGAGTTTCTGCGTTTTGCCTTAAAACCTCTTTCTGAGCATTCACGCGCCCAACTTAAAGAGTGGCACGATGCTTTTATGAAAGAAGTGATCAAGGGCCAACTCCGACAAGAGGCACTTGATCTTGTTAAGCGACATCAAGACGCCGGAGATCTTTGCTGTGTGATTACCGCTACTAATAGCTTTGTGACGCGCCCTATCGTTGAGAGTTTTGGCATCGAGCACCTGATTGCCACAGAACCAGCCACCGCAGATAACCAGACATTAGGCAACTACACTGGTGAAGTCAAAGGCATTCCGAATTTTCGTGAAGGTAAGATTCAGAATTTACATGACTGGTTAGCATCCCAAAAACTGTCGCTACATACTCTGCCTTGCAGTTATTTTTATTCCGACTCGATGAACGATCTTCCTTTGCTAGAAAAAGTAAGTCATCCTGTTGCCACTAATCCAGATGATCGTCTTCGCAACGAAGCCAAGCAGCGCAACTGGCCCATTCTTGAATTGTTTGCATGA